The sequence below is a genomic window from Uranotaenia lowii strain MFRU-FL chromosome 2, ASM2978415v1, whole genome shotgun sequence.
AACAGAAAGTTGCCAACATCATGTTCATGACCGTAGGAGTGTTTGGACGGACAGAAAGTAATAATTGCGATGAAGAACAGCATTTCTGTATTAAGGTTGAAAATAAGAGTTATGGTCGTGGTTTAACAATGGTATAAAACACAGTTTCGATTTTATGAATTGCACGTCAATAAATCTGCAAATATAGTTCATAATTTTCCAATCACAAGTCTAGATTGTGAATATTGCGATAGCGTATAGGACGATTCAAGGAAGTTTTTTCTTatgttatttctaaattttcctaAAACTTATGGATGAAGTGATGTAACTGCAATGATCGCTAAGCTTTTCGGCAGCTATTTGTACGGAGATATCTTCTGACTCAGTATCAGGGAGGGTACTTCGTTATGAAGGTTATGTGATTCTCATAAAATGGGCTTCCTCGGACAGTGCTTCCTTAGTTCGTCGGTGATCGACGTACCGCTGCAATTGAGGGACGTTCTCAGGAATTTTCTGTAGACCTTCTAGTGAAAGGCAGTGAGCTTGGTTGCTGCTCAGTTTCATGGGCGTAGTCCGGTGGTGGGTCAGGCCCCCGATCGGGATGAGATCATTCATCATTCGAGAAAATTGGTTGGCGCCTAATAGGGTTGATAGCGACGACCACTCCTTTACAGATGATAGCTCTGCAATTTCTGCGAAATGGCTTATGTAGGGTGGACCACGGATTTGGTATATTTGTTGAGTTTTGTCCAATTTGTTGGCCGGCTGTATCGGCTGGCTAAAGATGTGAAAATAGGTGAGACGGTGACATTTCAAAACACGAAAAATACTTACATTTTGGATGCAAAAACGTTGCGCTGCCCAGTTAAGTGGGAAAAATCCTTACGGCACTTTCCATAGCTCGAATTTTGAGCTGCTGCACAGGATTTTACCTGGGTTGGTGGTTTGGTGTACGAATATTTCAATTGCTGTTCAAACATCCTTATTAACTTAGGGTAACAATTGCCATAACAATAACAAACAAGTGAGGATGAACTATCGAGTGTCAAATAAGTGAGTGAATTCGAATGACAGTGTTGGCAGAAAAACggtactaaaaaaaaaaaaaaagggatctcaatcagaggtgccaggtgtcctgatttatcaggatttgtcctgtttttcgagagaccgtcgtaattttgcaaaaacttgaattttctggattaaaaataataataataaagttcaaTATGAACTGTAGCCCTAGTAAGAAGCTGCTCACGTCAGGTGAATAATTAGAGCGTATACATCACCTGTATTTCGCATTTATCTATGAGATCTGAGAAGTGgtacatattatttccatgacctcttaggtgtcctgaaaaatcctgatttgtTAATTCGTGTGGTCTTGAAGTTTTACAAAACCACCTGATCTCAATTACAAGAGAAGGTCGCATATTGATTTGTTAGAATGATGCAACGGTAAGctaaattggaaaataaaattctcaaaaaaaaacacaagttcttaccaaatttttaagagaaagctaattcaaaacatctttattattttcaatagttTCTTATTATTATTAACTTAAACATcatacattttattttgaaacttattgAATGTAAGGAATGAAAGGAAGAGTATTAactaacataaaaaaacaacatttcttCATACATAACTAGAGTGGAGGAGGAGGCGAATGTGGTAGATAAGTCCTCCATAAGAGttgtataaaaataatattaataaaaattaaatcaaaatatggttttaaaacagctttaaaataaattagctCTTCATGATGCGACTCTTGTATGTTGGTTGCTACCTGAAAACTTGGCCGTGTAAATGAGGTAATATATGTGAAAGATAAGGCCTCTAAAAGAGTTGTATAaacagaaaaatgataaaaattcaaaatagggtTTTGAGGAAAGCATTAATACAAACTAGCCTTTAATGCGAGCGGCTCTTATACGATTTACCTGAATTCTTGGTTGCGTAAATGAGGTTATATGAATTAACATTTGATTCAttatcaaaagttataaaatgctttcaaatatACTAATAATGACTACAGGAATATAAGCGTGTAAATGTTGGATAAGCATATTGGATGAACTTGAGTgtcacgttaaaaaaaaaaaagagtgagTGTATACGTGCGAGAGAGTTGATTGATGAGAAGATGAATGGATCGACTATGAATGGTCATTCTATAATCCAAATTAGAGAAGAAAAGGTTGTGCTTTTCGAGCTAAATTTTGTTAAGCACACTAATTGTGAATAAGAGGCgcaaattgaaaagaaattgtGCTTCAAAAAGAACGGTTACCacacaaagcaataacaaaataatctaggtctgtttgtagaatacaaacaattcacgcatgctcatacattatgtgctttgtttgaaggatgatgctactagccgtataatgttacaataaaaaatcgatcatgaattgtaaatggaaaaaaatcacctcgaacagaaatcgaactctagtcttttgattacctctccgacaccttaccaataggctaaatcgtcggatgaaaactagtcaaggtgtggctctttgaatcaatattaatttgctgctagattctacggcagaaaatgctcattatgcctcgataatatggtgctctatatgtccctagtcaacaaatttatgtaaaaacgtgttttaaaattgattaaagtgaaaaatcaaaaattttatgatggtaaaaattgagaaacaatgtgtacttcatgttgcagtgcgtacattatagatcaaggtgattttaagatcataagagcttatttcgtgatgctcaaaaattataatattatcgttacttgagaacatagccctttttttaaatatctctgtaaagatgataaggatattcctgtttttgtgaaaaattaatgctataggaagtacgaaacaaatcctcatgaaaatttatttaagaaaatacgtactttcgtagaaaagtgaagtgctcattatgccctgggtgctcgttatgccctcatctcccctatgtaatagaaatattgctatttttgcatcacagcatgtgaaaatacaacacgtgttgtaaaaaaacttgaaggccacagatcttgaaaatgtttttgcatggcaaaattttcaaaatgtcaaaatttctaccattttttccaactccagtgaacttgctcttatttatattatttgagcgattttaaataaaaatgacgaGGCGGGGCAAAGCGCGCCATGCTCgcttatctttaagcatgtttcgtatttgtttaaatttatgtacgattttcatcacaatacttTAAGAACGATTTAGACTTATATTATTGGTTTAAGTGTTCCAGTTTATATATTTATGGTGAAGAACAGACCCCTCTTCAAAACTCTTGTCGAATTTactgagttatgagttatgagttttaaaagattcttcttaacgtgggcgtctTACCCCTAGTTGCCCTAtcctttttctttcgtttttgttttaGATACACTTCCTCATATGGAAACCAGGTATTGCAGCTTTGACTGTACGAAGGCATGGTACAggtacatacactgccggccaaaagtttgggaccccctaaaaaacatgaaa
It includes:
- the LOC129743748 gene encoding uncharacterized protein LOC129743748 — protein: MFEQQLKYSYTKPPTQVKSCAAAQNSSYGKCRKDFSHLTGQRNVFASKIQPIQPANKLDKTQQIYQIRGPPYISHFAEIAELSSVKEWSSLSTLLGANQFSRMMNDLIPIGGLTHHRTTPMKLSSNQAHCLSLEGLQKIPENVPQLQRYVDHRRTKEALSEEAHFMRIT